One segment of Rosa chinensis cultivar Old Blush chromosome 6, RchiOBHm-V2, whole genome shotgun sequence DNA contains the following:
- the LOC112170527 gene encoding esterase has product MGYSKVIISLFCSYMLILHITSSSVIPTLALKDCEFPAIFNFGDSNSDTGGLAASLLPPTTPYGETYFHMPAGRFSDGRLIIDFLAKSLGHPYLSAYLDSLGTNFSYGANFATAASTIRLPDLIIPAGGFSPFYLDIQYMQFLQLKSRSQLIRHRGGIFASLMPKEEYFSKALYTFDIGQNDLGEGFFGNLTIQEVNASVPDIITGFSTNIKKIYDLGARSLWIHNTGPIGCLPYIVANFPSAEKDEIGCAKAYNEVAKHFNHELKQAIVQLRKDLPLAAFTYVDVYSVKYSLFKEPEKYGFELPLVACCGSGGKYNYNATAGCGAIITVNGSQILVGSCKNPSIRVNWDGIHYTEAAAKFVFDKISTGAYSDPPLPLKQACHRS; this is encoded by the exons ATGGGGTACTCTAAAGTTATTATTTCTCTGTTCTGCTCCTATATGCTTATATTGCATATTACCAGTAGTTCTGTGATCCCTACCTTGGCTTTGAAAGACTGTGAGTTTCCTGCCATCTTCAACTTCGGAGACTCAAATTCAGATACTGGTGGACTAGCCGCATCCCTTCTACCACCAACCACACCTTATGGAGAGACCTATTTCCATATGCCGGCCGGAAGATTCTCTGATGGAAGACTCATCATCGATTTCCTTG CAAAGAGTCTTGGTCACCCTTATCTAAGCGCATATCTGGATTCTCTCGGGACAAATTTCTCGTATGGTGCAAATTTTGCAACTGCAGCTTCCACTATCAGACTCCCAGATCTCATTATACCAGCCGGTGGATTTAGTCCCTTCTACCTTGATATTCAATATATGCAGTTCCTGCAACTAAAATCCAGATCACAACTCATAAGGCATCGAG GGGGAATATTTGCAAGTTTAATGCCCAAGGAGGAGTACTTCTCCAAAGCTTTATACACATTCGACATTGGCCAGAATGATCTTGGCGAGGGATTTTTCGGTAACCTGACTATACAGGAAGTAAATGCATCTGTTCCTGATATAATCACTGGTTTCTCAACTAATATCAAG AAAATATATGATTTGGGAGCAAGATCATTATGGATCCACAATACGGGGCCGATTGGCTGTCTCCCTTACATTGTGGCAAACTTCCCGTCAGCTGAGAAAGATGAGATTGGCTGTGCAAAGGCTTACAATGAAGTAGCTAAACATTTTAACCACGAGCTGAAGCAGGCCATAGTTCAACTCAGGAAGGATCTTCCTTTGGCTGCATTCACTTATGTAGATGTGTATTCTGTCAAATACTCTCTTTTCAAGGAACCCGAAAAGTATG GATTTGAGCTCCCACTTGTTGCTTGTTGTGGCTCCGGTGGTAAGTACAACTATAACGCCACTGCTGGATGTGGAGCAATAATTACAGTCAATGGAAGCCAAATCCTTGTTGGTTCATGCAAAAACCCCTCAATTAGAGTGAACTGGGATGGTATTCATTACACCGAGGCAGCTGCGAAAtttgtttttgataaaatttcaACTGGAGCGTATTCAGATCCACCTCTTCCCTTGAAACAAGCATGTCACAGGAGTTGA